The Haloarcula laminariae genomic sequence CCTCCTGGACGGCGGCCTGTACCACCTCGTCGGGCGACCGGTGGAGCCCGGAGTAGATTACCTCGAACCCCGCGTCCCGAAGTGCCCGGGCGATGACGTGAGCCCCCCGGTCGTGACCGTCCAGCCCCACTTTGGCGACCAGACAGCGGATGGTGCGTCCGTCCTGCTCCTGCTCGACGCTCATGGGGCACGCTACCACGGCATCCGATTTGATTCTTGTCCTGTCTCGGCCGTCGCGGCGCCCGGTCGGCCTACATCCCCATGTCGCTCGCGGCCTCGGGGACCGGAAGCGAGTTCGGCGACACACCGAGCAGTTCGGCGGCGTGGTCCAGCGCCATGTCGAAGCCGTAGTAGCGTTCGAGTTCGTCCCCGCCCGCGTCCCGGACCTTCAGCATCGCGTATCCCTCGACGTTCTGGGCGATTGCGGCGGTACCCGTCTCGCCCTCGAAGGTGAGTAGTCGCTCCGCCTCGGTCTCGGTGTAGCGGGCCGTGATGCCCTCGGCCGTCGCTTCGGTCGCTGTCATTGCCGGGTGTTGGGACTGAACCGGTTGAAAACTGTCGGTCGGCGGTGGAAGACTTATGTCCGCGACCGCTGTGGCTCCGACATCGTGACCGAGCGCGTCAATGCAGTGCGTGCAGCCCTCGCCCGCCGGCTGGCTATCGACCGCCGGGCGCTCGCGGCGTTCCGGGTCGCGCTGGCGCTCGTCGTGCTCGTCGACCTCGCGGGGCGCGTCTCGGACGCACGGGCCTTCTACACAGACGCCGGCGTGCTCCCGCGGTCGCTGCTCGCCGCCCTCTATCCGGGCTACGCGACCGTCTCGCTACACGCCGTCTCCGGTTCGCTCACCGTACAGCTCGGCCTGTTCGCGCTGGCCGCGGTCGCCGCGCTGGCGCTGCTGGTCGGCTACCGGACACGCCTGGCCGCGGTCGTCTCGCTGGTGCTGTTGGTCTCGCTCCAGCTCCGCAATCCGCTGGTGCTCAACAGCGGCGACGTGCTCCTCCGCCGCCTGCTGTTCTGGGGCTGCCTGCTCCCGCTGGGGAGCCGCTGGGCGGTCGATAGCGGGGGCGGCGAGACCGACAGCGTCGTCGGCCTCGCCACCGCCGGCCTGCTCGCACAGGTCGTCGCCGTCTACGCGACGAACGCCGTCGTGAAACTCCGCGCCGACGCCTGGCTCCGTGGCGACGCGGTCCGCTACGCCCTCCAGCTCGACCACTTCACCGTCGGCCTCGGGAATGTCGTCGCCGGCTGGACACCAGCTCTCCGGCTCGCGGCCTGGGGCTGGCTCGCCCTGCTGGTCCTGTCGCCGCTGCTGGTCTGTCTCACCGGGCGGGCGAGGGCGGCGCTCGTGGGCGCCTTCGCCGCGATGCACGCCGGTATGCTGGCGACGATGCAACTGGGCGTCTTCCCGCTGGTCTCGCTGGCGGCGCTGGTCCCGTTGCTCCCGGGGTGGACCTGGGACTGCGCCGAGGCGCGGGCGGCCGTCCCCTGGCGGCTGCCACGGCGCCCCCGGACCCCGCTCGCCGCTCGCGTCCCGCCGCTGTCGAGAGCGGCCCGCGGCCTCGCCGCCTGCTGTCTCGCGGCCCTGCTGGTCGTCAACGCCGTCGGGCTCGGGCTGGTCGGCGCGCCGGCCGGCACGCCCGACCAGGTGACAGAGCGGTCCTGGGACATGTTCGCGCCGTCGCCGCCGCTGTCGACGTGGTGGCTCCTCGCGCCGGCGAACCTCACGTCCAGCGAGCGCGTCGACGCCATCACCGGCGAGCCCTTCGACGCCTCGCGGCCATCTGAAGTCGCGTCCGTCCACGGCTCCGCCGACTGGCGCAAGTTCTACGCAGACGCCAAGCGGGAGCCGCGGTTGCGGGCGTCGCTGGCCCGGCACCTCTGTGCCCGCTGGAACCGGAGCCACGACACCGGGATGCGGACGGTCGAGCTGTGGCACGCGAGCGAGCGGACCGACCTCGACGGTCCGGAGTCGGTCGAGCGCGAGCGGCTGGGGACGTATCGCTGTGGGTCGCTCTGAGTCGAAAAGACCGAGACGGGGCCGGACCTGGAACCCGTATGGCGAAGTGGCTCCAGAGCGGCCGACGACGCGACATCTGTGTCCTGCTGGCGGCGGCCGAGGACGGCGAACTGACCGGCCAGCGGCTCAAGACGCGGCTCGAATCCCGCTACGACACGCGCATCGACCCCAAGAGCTTCTACGGCGCCCTGGGGGCGATGGAAGACGCGGGCTTTCTCACCCAGCGGACCGACGGCATCGCCGACAAATACTCCCTGACGGAGGCCGGCGAGGCCCGGCTGCGCGACCAGTTCGAGTGGATGCGCGAGAGCCTCGACGAGGCCTGACGACCGGCCGAGCGGGAAACATACGAAAGCTAACACTCTTGGAGTGCTGTGTCGTGTAAACTGGCCAATCACCGGACGGCGACGGGTTCAAGAAATTTACTCGCTTTGTAGTAATTGTCAGAGTAAAGATACTTATGCCGGGCGCTTGAACGATTGGATGACGAACCCCCACACCCCTGCCCACCAATCGGGGCCCATACTAACCAATGAGCGAATCACTCGACGCCTCGGCTACGCACGCCGACGCCACGGTCGCACAGGTCATCGACACCATCGCGGAAACCACGTCCGACGTCCGGACGGCAATCTTCACGGAGCGGGGCCACAGCGACAAGGTAAACCCGACCGGCGACGAGCAACTCGCCGCTGACCTGCGGGCGGACGAACTGTTCCAGCAGCGGCTGCTCGCCATCGACGGCGTGGCCAGCTACGCCAGCGAGGAGCGCGAGGGCGTCGTCGACTCGACCGGCCGGCTCCACCTCGCCGTCGACCCGCTCGATGGCTCGTCGAACCTCGAACCGAACAGCGGGATGGGGACCATCTTCTCGGTGTACTCGGAGCGGCCGCCCACGAGCGGTCGGAACCTCGTCGCGTCCGGCTTTGTCGTCTACGGCCCGGTTACGTCGATGCTGGTGGCCCGCGACGGACGCGTCCGGGAGTACCTCCTGGAGGACGGCGAGAAACAGCTCGTCGACAACGACGTCACCGTGCCGGAGGACCCGACTGTCTTCGGCTTCGGCGGCGGCGCCGACTCCTGGACCGACTCGTTCGAGCCGGTCGCCGAGGAGATTCGCGAGGAACTCAAACTCCGATACGGCGGCGCGATGGTCGCCGACATCAATCAGGTCCTGACCTACGGCGGCGTCTTCGCCTATCCCGCTCTGGCGTCCCGCCCGGAGGGGAAACTCCGACTCCAGTTCGAGGGCCACCCGATGGCCTACATCGTCGAGTCCGCCGGCGGCCGTTCCTCGAACGGCGATGGTTCCCTGCTGGACGCCGAACCCGAGGGCCTCCACGACCGGACGCCGCTGTATCTGGGTAACGACGCGCTCGTCGACCGCATCGAGGCCTCCGTCGCCCGGTAACGCCGCTTTTCAGGGGTGTGTTTTCAGGGCCGTCGGTGAGGTCCCGACGACCCGCCGAAGCCGTTCGGAACGTCCGTGTCTAGGAGCACCACCCCTCCTGCGGGACGCGGGCGGCAGCGGCCAGTCGTCACCGGTACCAGGGCTTCTCGGCCGGTTCGAACCGGTGGTCGCAGGCCGGACAGACGACGAGGCGGTCGCCCTCGACACGGACCGCTTCGAAGCGGGTCGTCCAGTCCCGGTGTCCACACCGCGGACAGCGACGGCGGAGCGGGGGAATCACGCCGTACCCTACGCGTCCGGCGTGGAAGCCACTGTCGGGCGCCGCCGCGAAGCGCTGACCTAACAGTCGTCGCCAACACGATGGTTCTATTCAGATTCAGGATTGTTTGCGCAGACCAGGGGACGAACATCGAATAATATAAGTGACATATGGTAGAACCCACAGACCAACCACCGGGAGGGCTCATGAATGAGCGAAAATAACGCGGGCTTTTCGATAAACACCGCCAGCGAAGTTTTTCTCATACTTGCGACCGGTGTCGCAGTGTTGTACGGCTTCGTTCTCGTCGTCGGTATCTTCTCTACGGGGCTAGGTAGCGGGGCAGTCGGACTCGGAATCGCGTTGATCCTGCTCGTTCAAGCCGCTCAATCGCTACACACGATTACAGAATAAGCGGAACGTGGCGGCGTCGGGCACTCGACCGTGCTCGGCCGCCGGACGGCGGGCCGACCCGGTGATGCCTGTAACGGGATACAACTAACTCCCTCCCTCACGACAGCTGACACATGGCGACGATACCCGAGCAGTACCACGACCTCTTCGAGAAGGCGACGTTCGCGCACGTGACGACGATGCTCCCCGACGGCCGGCCCCACACGACGCCGGTGTGGGTCGACTACGACCCGGACGGGGACCGGCTGCTCGTCAACACCGAGCGCCACCGTCGGAAGGCGAAAAACGTCGACCGTGACCCGACGGTGTCGGTCAGCATGACCGACCCCGACGACCCCTACCGGTTCCTCGCTGTCACCGGCGAGGTCGACGCGGTGACGACCGAAGGGGCTCGCGAGCACATCGACGAACTCGCGGCCCGGTACATGGGCGAGGACGAGTACCCCCAGCCCATCGAGAGCGAGCGGGTCGTCCTTCGGATTCGCGCCGACGACGTGTTCCACGGCGGGTGAGCGCCAGCCCCCGTGGGGCGGCCCTGTCCATGGCCGGCGGCATCCTTTTGTCCGCGCTCACTCAGGGCTAGGGTATGTCCGACGAGGTGAACCCGTTCGAGAGTCTGCAGGAGCAGATCGACGACGCCGCCGCCTACCTCGAATACCCCACCGACGTCCTGGAGCGACTGAAACACCCCGAGCGGGTGCTGGAGGCGAACCTCTCGGTGGAGCTCGACGACGGCTCCATCGAGGTCGTCCGGGCCTTTCGCTCGCAGTTCAACGGCGACCGCGGCCCCTACAAGGGCGGCATCCGCTACCACCCGGAGGTATCGCGCGACGAGGTCAAGGCCCTCTCGGGGTGGATGGTGTACAAGTGCGCCGCCGTCGGCATCCCCTACGGCGGCGGCAAGGGGGGTGTCCGCATCGACCCGCGTCAGTACTCCGCGAGCGAAATCGAGCGCATCACCCGGTCGTTCGCCAAGGAGTTGCGCCCCTTCATCGGCGAGGACAAGGACATCCCCGCCCCCGACGTCAACACCGGCCAGCGGGAGATGAACTGGATAAAGGACACCTACGAGACCCTGGAGAACACCACGGAGCCGGGCGTCATTACGGGGAAAGCGCCCGAGTCCGGCGGGAGCGCGGGGCGGGTCGAGGCGACGGGGCGTTCGGTGATGCTCACCGCCCGCGAGGCCTTCGACTATCTGGGGAAAGACATCGAGGACGCCACCGTCGCCGTCCAGGGGTACGGCAACGCGGGCTCCGTCGCCGCGACCCTCATCGACGACCTCGGCGCGAACGTCGTCGCCGCCTCGGACTCCTCTGGCGCCGTCTACAACCCAGACGGCTTCGACCCCAGGGCGGCGAAGGACCACAAGCGTGAGAGCGGCTCGCTCAGGGGCTTCGAGGGCGCGACCGACGCAATGTCCAACGAGGAACTGCTGACGATGGACGTGGACCTGCTGGTCCCCGCCGCACTGGAGAACGCTATCAACGCCGACATCGCCCGCGACGTCGAGGCCGACATCATCGTCGAGGCCGCCAACGGGCCGCTGACGCCCCGAGCCGACGACGTGCTGACCGACCGCGACGTGGCCGTGTTCCCCGACATCCTCGCCAACGCCGGCGGCGTCACCGTCTCCTACTTCGAATGGGTCCAGAACCGCCAGCGCTTCTACTGGTCCGAGGAGCGGGTCAACGACGAACTGGAGACCATCATCACGGACGCCTTCGACAACCTCGTCGATACCTACGAGCGCACCGACGCGCCGAACTTCCGGACCGCGATGTACGTCGTCGCCATCGAGCGCGTCGTCGACGCCGCCGAGGAGAGCGGTATCTGGCCATAACAGCTGCTGTCCCGGGTCCCGGTCCGACGGCCCACTGGCCCTCTCTGGCGATACACATCCGTCTCTACAGCTGTACTCCGGCCGCTACCGGTCGGCTGCCCGGTCACGCCACCGACCCTGACTGACCGCCGGAGTTTTGTTCCGCTCGCCCTAATATGATACCATGCCCGTTTTCGAGCGCGAGGTCCGCGTGTCGGCGCCCCTCGACGATGTCTGGGAGTTTCACGCGACGGCCGACGGCCTCGTGGCCCTGACGCCCGACTGGATGAACCTCCGCGTGGAGGAGAGCCGCGGGCCCGACGGCGAGCCCGACCCGGCGGAGCTGACCGCCGGCTCGGTCGTCGTCTCCTCGGTACGGCCCTTCGGCGTCGGGCCGCGCCAGCGGTGGGTCTCGGAAATCGTCGCCCGGGAGGAGCGCGACGGCGAGGCGATGTTCCGGGACGTGATGCGGGACGGGCCGTTCCCGGAGTGGGAGCACACCCACCAGTTCCGCGCGGTCGGGGACCTCGCGACCATCGTCCACGACCGGGTGGTGTACGAACTGCCCGGCGGGCGTCTCGGTGAGGCCGCCGGGCCGCTGGGGTTCATCGGGATGGAGCCGATGTTCCGCTTCCGCCACCGGAAGACCAGAGAGATTCTGGAAGCCTGAATCGCCGCCGGCGAAGCGGCCTCGTGATACTGCCGGCTCGGACAGGCCTTTCCGTGTCCGCCGAGTACACTGCCTGTATGACTGATGTAGTCGTCGTCGGCGGCGGTCCCGCCGGCCTCAGCGCGGCACTGTTCACGGAGAAAAACGGTCTCGACACGGTCGTCTACGACACCGACGAGACGTGGATGCACAAGGCCCACCTGTTCAACTACCTCGGCATCGACTCGATGGACGGGTCGGAGTTCGTCGAGGCCTCCCGCGAGCAGGTCGAGGGCTTCGGCGTCGACCTCGCGGAGAGCGAGGTCACGGGCGTCGAGCAGGGTGCGGACGGCTTCACCGTCACCACCGAGGACGACGAGGTGTCCGCGACGTATCTGGTGCTCGCGACCGGCGCCGACCGCTCGCTGGCCGAGGCGCTGGGCTGTGAGTTCGACGGCGACCTCGTCGACGTGAACCTCTCGATGGAGACCAGCGTCGAGGACGCCTACGCCACGGGCGCGATGGTCCGCGACCAGGAGTGGCAGGCCGTCATCTCCGCCGGCGACGGCGGCGCCGCGGCGCTCGACATCCTCTCGAAGGAAGAGGGCGAGCACTTCCACGACTTCGACGTGCCGGCCGACGCGGAGTAAGCCGCCACCGTCGCCGCTCACCCGGCCGCCTGTTCTATCGCGCCCCGGATCACCGCCGCCTCGAAGTCGTGGTCCGGGCGGATGTTGACGAAGTCCAGGAACTCCTCCGCGGCCAGTAGCTCTTCGGGGGTGTAGTACTTCCCGGCCGCGCCCACGGCGGCGTGGGCCCCGATGAGCGGCTCCAGCGCGCCCAGCGCACACGCCACGTCGTAGGCCCGGGCGTCGGCGATGGCCGCCGCCCGGACGCTGGTGGCGTCGATGAAGTAGAGCCGGTCGTCGGCCACCAGGACGTTCTCACACCGGAAATCGCCGTGAGCCAGCCCCGCCTCGTGCATCCGGTGGAGGAAGTCGAAGACGGTCTCGGCGTGCGGGGCGACCGCCTCCGGCGGGAGTTCGTCCAGGGTGTGGAACTCCTCTAAGTACTCAAGGACGATGACGCCCAGCCCCTCGTACTCGAAGGCCTCAATGGGCTCGGGGGCGTTGACGCCGAGTTCGCGCATCCGCTCTGTCGCCGCCAGTTCGTGCTCGGCCATCTGGTAGGGCGTCCCGAAGTGCTCGAAAAAACCGGCGGTGCCCGAGGAGAAGGCGCCGATGTTGCGCCCCGTCGTCAACAGCGCGTGGACCAGCGAGTTCTGCGGGGTGACGACCTTCACGAACCACCGGTCGTTGACGACCATCGGCGTCGAGAGCCAGTTGTCGGCCGACAGAAAGCGGACGCGGCCGCTTGGCTCGTCGTACCGGGACAGCACCGCCCGGCTGACACCCTCCAGTTGCGACCACGGGACCGTCCCGCGGAGCAGTCGTCTGAACGCCACGGAGAATAGAGGCGTGGCCGACGCATAGCTGTTGTGTCCCTCATTTCAGTCCGCAACGGGCGGGACGACGGTGACCGGGACCGCCGTTTCGTTGACTACGGCGAAGGCGGCGTCGCCGCTGCGCAGCCGCCCGCCCAGCCCCTTCGCCTCGTGGCCCATGACGATGTGGCTGATGTCGACGTCCTCGGCTATCTCGAGCAGTTCGCTGGCGATGCGGGTGCCGGGACGGCGGCCGTGCCGGCCCACGTACTCCAGGCTGACGGTGGCTTCGACCGGCTCGCCGGCCAGTCGCTCCGTGAGCTCGTCGCGCATCCGTTCGGCGGCCCGGTCCGCGTCGGCGTCGTCGACCAGGTGAACCACGTACAGCGGCACGTTTAGTCCCGAACCGAGCGCCACGGCCGTGTCGATGACGCGGGACGAGGCCTCGTCGTCGGCGACGGCGACCAGGATGGTCATATCGGCCCTACGGGGCGGGAACAAATATCGCTTGTCGCGCGCGTGGTCGAACAGCACCTCCCAATCCGAACATCGGCCGACGGTACGCCTGTCGGCCGGCGTGCCAATCCGGGGCCGTGGGGAAGCGTACAGCGCGTTCGTTACCCACCGGCCCACGAAACCGCGGCCGCGCCGCCGGACCCGCTCAGTCCGTCGACTTCAGGTTGTGGACCGGGTCGAGCCACTCGACGACCTCGGCGGTTGGGGCGAGTGCGTCGGCGATGCGCTCGGCGTCCTTGTAGGCCATCGGGGCCTCGTCGCGGACGCCCTCGACGACCGACTCCGAGTAGACGCCGTCCATGGCCGCCGCGAACTCGTCCATGTCGACGATGTCGTGGGCCCGCCGCCGGCTCATCACTCGACCGGCCCCGTGGGGGGCGGTCCGGTGCCACTCGTCGTTGCCCAGCCCGCGGGCGATGACCGACCCCTCCGCCATGTTGAACGGGACGACGAGCTGCTGGCCCTCGCGGGCCGGCGTCGCGCCTTTCCGGACGGTCAAATCCCTGAAGTCGATGTAGTTGTGGATGGACTGGAACCGCTCGACCGGCTCGACGCCCAGCGCGTCACAGATGGCGTCGCTCATCAGCTCGCGGTTCCAGCGGGCGTACTGCTGGGCGAAGAGCATGTCGACGTAGTAGCCGTGTGCCTCACGGCCTTCGAGCCAGTCGAGGTCCTCGTTCCGGTCGTCATCCCCGAGGTCGTCACGGACGGCCTCCTGGAGTCGCCCCAACTTGTCGAAGGCGTCCTCGATGTCACTCCCGTCGAGTTCCCGGCGCAGGCGCTCCTTGTCGATGTAGGACTCGCCCATCCCGCCGGTGACCCAGGTGTAGAGGTCGCGTGACTCGACGGTGTCGGGGTCGAACTTCAGGTACTCGGTGTACTCGTCGGGAATCTCCCCCCGGATATCGCCGACTGCTCGCCGGTCGGTCGCGGTCGACTGCCAGTATTGGGCGACGGACATACCAAGGTACCGGGAGCCGCTGTGGACGACGAGCCAGTAGTCGCCCGACTCCCGGCCCTGCGCGAACTCCACGAAGTGGTTCCCCCCGCCCAGCGTCCCGGCGCTCTTGATAACGTGGTCCATCCCCTGGCGCTGGTCGGCCAGGACGCGGTCACAGAGGGCCTCGAAGTAGTCTGCGTCGTAGCCGTCGAACTCGAACTCGATGGGGTCGATGTGCTCGCCGAAGCGGTCGGCGAAGGCCGCGTCGAACTGCTCGAACACCTCGTTGGCTCGCTCGAAGGGGAACTCGGAGACGAGGTGGGGCGCGTCGTCGTAGTCGTGGACCGACCGGCCCATGGGAACGGCCTCGCGTACGCGACGCTCGCGTTCGGCGTCGTCGAGCGGGAGCGTCTGCCCCAGGTTCGTCGCCGCCATCCCACAGCCCACGTCCACGCCGACGATGTTGGGGACGACGCGGTCGGCCAGCGGCATCGTGAAGCCGATTGGCGCGCCCGCCCCCCAGTGCGTGTCGGGCATGATGCGCACCGGCTCAGTGAAGGCGGGGTGGTCGATGAGGGTCTGTATCTGCTCCATACACCCCTCCTCGACCAGCGACTCGTCCTCGACCAACACGCGCGCCGTGGTGTGGGTACCCTCAAGCTCGATTGCCATTACCCGTGGTAGTTCCGAGGGGCGTTTGAACCTCACGGTGGTCCGGCCCCCGGAGACGTACGCTGATGGCTACCGCCCTCCCGATCGTAACTGCCTCCCGTAACGCCGCTCGAAGGTAGATGTCGGTCGTCGACGAACCCGGCGGTATGAGCGTTCTTACCTCCTCAAAATCGTTCTCACTCTCTGGGAACCTGCGGCCGCATATATACTGATGGGACGCACATGTTCATATGTGAGGCACCGATGTCCTACCAAGCAACCAACCCCCTGACTGAGGATTTCGAGCTCGCACTGGACGGTCCGTGGACGGCCTACTGGCTGGGCTTCCTTCGGCTTGTGACCGGGTGGTGGTTCTTCCACTCCGGCGTCACCAAGCTCCTCGAGGACGGGCTGGCCTACACCTACGGGCCGGCCTACCTCAAACAGATGACCGGAACGGCGCTGGGCCCGATCCCGGTGTGGATGGGGAACAACCTGGCGTGGCTCATCGAGCCCGGCGTCCCGCTGTTCGAGACGCTCATCGGGCTCGCGGTGATGGCCGGCGTGCTCACCCGACTGGCCGCGGCCGGCGGGGTCTTCTTCATGGCCCTGTTCTGGATCGGGAACGCCGAGTTCGGCCACGGACTGGTCAACGGGGACCTGATGGGGCTACTGCTGTTCGTGACGATCATCGTGGTCGGCGCGGGCCGGTACTACGGTCTCGACGCTATCATCGAGCGGTTCCAGTTCGTCAAGCAGCAACCGCGGCTCCGGTACCTACTGGGCTAACGAGGTGACAAAAAATGACTAACACTATCGACAAGGCGGCTATGGCATTGAGCAGCGGACTGATGTTGCTTGGCATCGCAGGGCTGGGCATCGTCGAGATACTCGCCGGACCGGCGTACGGCGCGGCACCGGTGACCAACGACGCCGGCGAAGTCGTTGCGACGCCGATGATCGACCCGGCGCTCCGGACCGGGCTGGTGCTGGCCGGGCTACTCGTGCTGGCGCTCTACGGCGGGTACAAGCTCGTGACGCCGGTCGAGCCCCACAAAGGGACGGCCGACCACGAGACGATGGCTGACTGAGACGGCGAACGGCTTTTTCCCCGGCGGCACCTTTCGACGGTATGCTCGAGACGGGTGAGCCGGCGCCGGATTTCGACCTCGACGGAACGGACGGAGCGACGACCGGCGCCTACCGGCTCTCGGCGGCCGCTCGGCAGGCGCCGGTGGTAGTCGCGTTCTACACCGCCGACTTCGAGCCGCGCTGTACCGCCTATTTGGAAGCGCTGCGGGACACGGAGTGGGGCGACCTGACCGACGCTATCGCCGTCCTCGGCGTCGCTCCCGGCACCGTCACGGACCACCGGCAGTTCGCCGCCGACCTCGACCTTCCGTTCCCGCTGTTGGTCGACCACCCCGGCGTCGACGACCAGTTCGGTGTCCAGCGACCCGACGGTTCGACGCGGCGGGCGGCCTTTCTCGTCGACACCCGGTGTCGCGTCGAGTTCGCGTGGGCGGACCCCGAGCCCGACCGCGACGCGGGGACGCCCGATATCGGGCCTATCCGGTCGGCGGTCGCGCGACGCTGACGGTCGAAAGCGGTAAGCGAGGGCCGTTCCCACCACTCCACATGGACCGCTCCCGGGC encodes the following:
- a CDS encoding DUF7111 family protein, with the protein product MTATEATAEGITARYTETEAERLLTFEGETGTAAIAQNVEGYAMLKVRDAGGDELERYYGFDMALDHAAELLGVSPNSLPVPEAASDMGM
- a CDS encoding HTTM domain-containing protein, producing MTERVNAVRAALARRLAIDRRALAAFRVALALVVLVDLAGRVSDARAFYTDAGVLPRSLLAALYPGYATVSLHAVSGSLTVQLGLFALAAVAALALLVGYRTRLAAVVSLVLLVSLQLRNPLVLNSGDVLLRRLLFWGCLLPLGSRWAVDSGGGETDSVVGLATAGLLAQVVAVYATNAVVKLRADAWLRGDAVRYALQLDHFTVGLGNVVAGWTPALRLAAWGWLALLVLSPLLVCLTGRARAALVGAFAAMHAGMLATMQLGVFPLVSLAALVPLLPGWTWDCAEARAAVPWRLPRRPRTPLAARVPPLSRAARGLAACCLAALLVVNAVGLGLVGAPAGTPDQVTERSWDMFAPSPPLSTWWLLAPANLTSSERVDAITGEPFDASRPSEVASVHGSADWRKFYADAKREPRLRASLARHLCARWNRSHDTGMRTVELWHASERTDLDGPESVERERLGTYRCGSL
- a CDS encoding PadR family transcriptional regulator; the protein is MAKWLQSGRRRDICVLLAAAEDGELTGQRLKTRLESRYDTRIDPKSFYGALGAMEDAGFLTQRTDGIADKYSLTEAGEARLRDQFEWMRESLDEA
- a CDS encoding class 1 fructose-bisphosphatase, encoding MSESLDASATHADATVAQVIDTIAETTSDVRTAIFTERGHSDKVNPTGDEQLAADLRADELFQQRLLAIDGVASYASEEREGVVDSTGRLHLAVDPLDGSSNLEPNSGMGTIFSVYSERPPTSGRNLVASGFVVYGPVTSMLVARDGRVREYLLEDGEKQLVDNDVTVPEDPTVFGFGGGADSWTDSFEPVAEEIREELKLRYGGAMVADINQVLTYGGVFAYPALASRPEGKLRLQFEGHPMAYIVESAGGRSSNGDGSLLDAEPEGLHDRTPLYLGNDALVDRIEASVAR
- a CDS encoding PPOX class F420-dependent oxidoreductase is translated as MATIPEQYHDLFEKATFAHVTTMLPDGRPHTTPVWVDYDPDGDRLLVNTERHRRKAKNVDRDPTVSVSMTDPDDPYRFLAVTGEVDAVTTEGAREHIDELAARYMGEDEYPQPIESERVVLRIRADDVFHGG
- a CDS encoding Glu/Leu/Phe/Val family dehydrogenase: MSDEVNPFESLQEQIDDAAAYLEYPTDVLERLKHPERVLEANLSVELDDGSIEVVRAFRSQFNGDRGPYKGGIRYHPEVSRDEVKALSGWMVYKCAAVGIPYGGGKGGVRIDPRQYSASEIERITRSFAKELRPFIGEDKDIPAPDVNTGQREMNWIKDTYETLENTTEPGVITGKAPESGGSAGRVEATGRSVMLTAREAFDYLGKDIEDATVAVQGYGNAGSVAATLIDDLGANVVAASDSSGAVYNPDGFDPRAAKDHKRESGSLRGFEGATDAMSNEELLTMDVDLLVPAALENAINADIARDVEADIIVEAANGPLTPRADDVLTDRDVAVFPDILANAGGVTVSYFEWVQNRQRFYWSEERVNDELETIITDAFDNLVDTYERTDAPNFRTAMYVVAIERVVDAAEESGIWP
- a CDS encoding SRPBCC family protein, with protein sequence MPVFEREVRVSAPLDDVWEFHATADGLVALTPDWMNLRVEESRGPDGEPDPAELTAGSVVVSSVRPFGVGPRQRWVSEIVAREERDGEAMFRDVMRDGPFPEWEHTHQFRAVGDLATIVHDRVVYELPGGRLGEAAGPLGFIGMEPMFRFRHRKTREILEA
- a CDS encoding FAD-dependent oxidoreductase produces the protein MTDVVVVGGGPAGLSAALFTEKNGLDTVVYDTDETWMHKAHLFNYLGIDSMDGSEFVEASREQVEGFGVDLAESEVTGVEQGADGFTVTTEDDEVSATYLVLATGADRSLAEALGCEFDGDLVDVNLSMETSVEDAYATGAMVRDQEWQAVISAGDGGAAALDILSKEEGEHFHDFDVPADAE
- a CDS encoding RIO1 family regulatory kinase/ATPase, producing MAFRRLLRGTVPWSQLEGVSRAVLSRYDEPSGRVRFLSADNWLSTPMVVNDRWFVKVVTPQNSLVHALLTTGRNIGAFSSGTAGFFEHFGTPYQMAEHELAATERMRELGVNAPEPIEAFEYEGLGVIVLEYLEEFHTLDELPPEAVAPHAETVFDFLHRMHEAGLAHGDFRCENVLVADDRLYFIDATSVRAAAIADARAYDVACALGALEPLIGAHAAVGAAGKYYTPEELLAAEEFLDFVNIRPDHDFEAAVIRGAIEQAAG
- a CDS encoding universal stress protein — translated: MTILVAVADDEASSRVIDTAVALGSGLNVPLYVVHLVDDADADRAAERMRDELTERLAGEPVEATVSLEYVGRHGRRPGTRIASELLEIAEDVDISHIVMGHEAKGLGGRLRSGDAAFAVVNETAVPVTVVPPVAD
- a CDS encoding RtcB family protein, with product MAIELEGTHTTARVLVEDESLVEEGCMEQIQTLIDHPAFTEPVRIMPDTHWGAGAPIGFTMPLADRVVPNIVGVDVGCGMAATNLGQTLPLDDAERERRVREAVPMGRSVHDYDDAPHLVSEFPFERANEVFEQFDAAFADRFGEHIDPIEFEFDGYDADYFEALCDRVLADQRQGMDHVIKSAGTLGGGNHFVEFAQGRESGDYWLVVHSGSRYLGMSVAQYWQSTATDRRAVGDIRGEIPDEYTEYLKFDPDTVESRDLYTWVTGGMGESYIDKERLRRELDGSDIEDAFDKLGRLQEAVRDDLGDDDRNEDLDWLEGREAHGYYVDMLFAQQYARWNRELMSDAICDALGVEPVERFQSIHNYIDFRDLTVRKGATPAREGQQLVVPFNMAEGSVIARGLGNDEWHRTAPHGAGRVMSRRRAHDIVDMDEFAAAMDGVYSESVVEGVRDEAPMAYKDAERIADALAPTAEVVEWLDPVHNLKSTD
- a CDS encoding DoxX family protein — encoded protein: MSYQATNPLTEDFELALDGPWTAYWLGFLRLVTGWWFFHSGVTKLLEDGLAYTYGPAYLKQMTGTALGPIPVWMGNNLAWLIEPGVPLFETLIGLAVMAGVLTRLAAAGGVFFMALFWIGNAEFGHGLVNGDLMGLLLFVTIIVVGAGRYYGLDAIIERFQFVKQQPRLRYLLG
- a CDS encoding redoxin domain-containing protein; this translates as MLETGEPAPDFDLDGTDGATTGAYRLSAAARQAPVVVAFYTADFEPRCTAYLEALRDTEWGDLTDAIAVLGVAPGTVTDHRQFAADLDLPFPLLVDHPGVDDQFGVQRPDGSTRRAAFLVDTRCRVEFAWADPEPDRDAGTPDIGPIRSAVARR